A window from Ictalurus furcatus strain D&B chromosome 16, Billie_1.0, whole genome shotgun sequence encodes these proteins:
- the LOC128620040 gene encoding inactive serine/threonine-protein kinase TEX14-like isoform X6 — translation MSGVPIVPCPVRLGSVKTGGVAARLHQFTRERNLQKAEKLLKQGVDVDCVNHLGQTSLFCASLLGFGAVAELLLQYGADPNRRCDDRSTPVHAAVFSCNTGLLSALLEAGGDLRLHDDQGRTPRDWAEIGAQEHSARMVSFIKRCMSVMRSLSESQSPRERRVTPTSSKSLLRSPSVLDFLRPVSDVVFNKKVTTKSPISDTVQCFGFGKLCVKKSGMSVGVLASVPLIPDSELSQAEDEALHSFPCGSFSKMTNYSWRGSRVTVKELQIDSTHRHAAQHGYLDLLVTELDFCCQLFHPHILQLMAVSSSSHLQQSKLVYERVHVGSLYTLLYHRRAEFPVLQVYEVLSLILQVCEALFYLHSRSLVLRSLSSHSVLVVHPGVAKVTGLGFTVPSDCSPSSTLPVPAMLYNWAAPEVIRRKACTGKADLYSICALIQELYTDAVPWGSVNPCWIKQAVDAGQALFADPAVPQPYYDLLLNGLKPSAQERTCSLQDLRYTLRFHLSELSERERRSETRPLQARSSPHRWSADIRKNRDSVHPDEQQVVDKVNQDQLRELDSFLENQTKQKSSLINLQNEATECCTSSDTILQDISFRDILPLDESHLSSRPPFVEEEYTEEEEARTQSSICNHVSSIVLNLKVSQLLRQQVESSLDKFESRIMGNTCSGIPQFDEPDGCRGRQVVMLKAAGPPSYNYIPSVMRQEMEEEVTEFCSAGEESFESSEGDKNISQRDRRTRGGQEQAVRFTEECDGLYQSSAACTSQELTQNQRAEHNWTTGEVSAAVAWMTRGFLSCAAGALVESSDSEEAQEQPQRPLMDAQEDAEEALFKSFAGVHSESEESTDFHTMNHTFTLPNAVYEVKGQHREEDGSDSDYDQSPLEPSSIFYTPKHNQENTHAKEELSQTPNSEDDPDVTIEVCRPDMTVKTTFRECQSSPEEPEHTEAESAPPSVHTTRSSHMADIADLSSITCSPAQLQEWVGQNEARPSPHSTHFPPCNSTPCSPRTHTAGRGCSAPRREEVCVSPLVPHLQSLMETSPWGSAESPSRTESYNTARLERTDTIHWSVPERSFPQGDSETPSSGNQEFITASSGVRHSEEKSQDHSDTAALECDTEKDRSLEEAKRANSTLDEVLQGLLENPEAQRTVRGAAVITEMLSSYPVSVSAGSDQEEERVFGQSVSAERGICQQLEEEEVILEEDFSCSRGDASEGAATKGTKTKTHSSQVSGSDIEKLS, via the exons ATGTCGGGCGTGCCCATTGTGCCCTGTCCCGTACGCTTGGGCTCCGTCAAAACCGGAGGTGTGGCGGCTCGGCTGCACCAGTTCACCCGGGAGAGAAACCTGCAAAAAGCAGAGAAGCTCCTCAAGCAAG GTGTGGACGTGGACTGTGTGAATCACCTGGGCCAGACGTCTCTTTTCTGCGCGTCTCTGCTGGGGTTCGGCGCCGTGGCCGAGCTGCTTCTTCAGTACGGAGCCGATCCCAATCG CCGCTGTGATGACAGGAGCACTCCGGTCCACGCCGCCGTGTTCTCCTGTAACACGGGGCTGCTCAGCGCTCTGCTGGAGGCAGGGGGAGATCTGCGACTTCACGACGATCAGGGCAGGACGCCGAGAGATTGGGCCGAGATTGGAGCTCAGGAGCATAGTGCTAGG ATGGTCAGTTTCATTAAGAGATGCATGTCTGTCATGAGGAGTCTGTCTGAGTCGCAGTCACCCAGAGAGAGACGCGTCACTCCCACTTCCTCCAAGAGCCTCCTGCGCTCACCGTCTGTCCTGGACTTCCTCAGACC GGTCTCTGACGTGGTGTTTAACAAGAAAGTAACCACAAAGTCGCCCATATCTGACACGGTCCAGTGTTTCGGCTTTGGAAAG ttGTGCGTGAAGAAGTCCGGGATGTCTGTCGGCGTTCTCGCCTCCGTGCCGTTAATACCAGACTCCGAGTTATCGCAGGCCGAAGACGAGGCTCTGCACTCGTTCCCGTGTGGATCCTTCAGCAAAATGACCAA CTACAGTTGGAGAGGAAGCCGTGTTACGGTGAAGGAGCTGCAGATCGACAGCACGCACCGACACGCCGCGCAACACGGCTACCTCGACCTGCTTGTCACCGAGCTCGACTTCTGCTG TCAGCTGTTCCACCCCCACATTCTGCAGCTGATGGCAGTAAGCTCCTCCAGTCATCTGCAGCAGAGCAAACTGGTGTACGAGAGAGTGCATGTGGGCTCACTGTACACCCTGCTGTACCAcagg CGAGCGGAGTTCCCCGTCCTACAGGTGTATGAGGTTTTGTCACTGATCCTCCAGGTGTGTGAAGCTCTGTTCTACCTGCACAGCCGGTCCCTGGTGCTGCGCTCCCTCTCCTCTCACTCTGTCCTCGTCGTGCACCCAGGGGTTGCTAAGGTCACCGGTCTCGGCTTCACGGTGCCCAG TGATTGTAGTCCCTCCTCCACTCTGCCCGTCCCTGCGATGCTGTATAACTGGGCAGCTCCTGAAGTGATCAGGAGGAAAGCATGCACAGGAAAAGCAGATCTGTACAGCATCTGTGCTCTCATACAGGAGCTGTACACtg atgcagTTCCGTGGGGTTCTGTGAATCCATGCTGGATAAAGCAGGCCGTAGACGCGGGTCAGGCTCTCTTTGCAGATCCGGCCGTGCCACAGCCGTATTACGACCTGCTGCTGAACGGATTGAAGCCCAGCGCTCAGGAGAGAACCTGCAGCCTCCAGGACCTGCGATACACACTGCGCTTCCACCTCAGC GagctgagcgagagagagaggaggagtgaAACGCGCCCCCTACAGGCCAGGTCAAGCCCACACAGATGGAGCGCAGACATCAGGAAAAATCGAGACAGTGTGCACCCAG atgaGCAGCAGGTGGTGGATAAGGTAAATCAGGACCAGCTCCGAGAGCTAGACAGCTTTTTGGAGAaccaaacaaagcaaaaaagttCCCTCATTAATCTCCAAAATGAAGCGACAGAGTGCTGCACGTCCTCGGACACCATCCTCCAGGACATTTCCTTCCGGGACATCCTACCCCTGGATGAGTCGCACCTTTCGTCCCGCCCTCCATTTGTAGAGGAAGAGTAcacggaagaagaagaagcgagGACCCAGTCTTCCATTTGCAACCACGTCAGCTCCATTGTCCTGAACCTGAAAGTGTCTCAGCTGCTGCGGCAGCAGGTGGAGAGCAGCTTAGATAAGTTTGAGTCGAGGATAATGGGAAACACGTGCTCCGGAATCCCACAGTTCGACGAGCCAGACGGGTGTAGAGGCAGACAGGTGGTGATGCTGAAAGCAGCAGGACCTCCATCATATAACTACATACCCAGTGTGATGCGTCAGGAGATGGAAGAAGAAGTCACAGAGTTCTGCTCTGCTGGAGAGGAGAGCTTCGAAAGTTCTGAG GGAGATAAAAACATCTCTCAGAGAGACAGGAGGACGAGGGGAGGACAGGAGCAGGCAGTCAGATTCACTGAGGAGTGTGacgg GTTGTACCAGTCATCAGCGGCATGCACATCACAGGAGCTTACGCAAAACCAGCGTGCTGAACACAACTGGACCA CAGGTGAGGTGAGCGCGGCAGTGGCTTGGATGACGCGGGGTTTCCTGAGCTGTGCTGCAGGGGCACTGGTGGAGAGCAGTGACAGTGAGGAGGCGCAGGAGCAGCCGCAGCGCCCCCTGATGGACGCACAGGAGGACGCAGAGGAAGCTCTGTTCAAGAGCTTCGCAG GTGTGCACAGTGAGAGTGAAGAGAGCACTGACTTCCACACCATGAATCACACCTTCACACTGCCCAATGCTGTGtatgaggtcaaaggtcaacacAGG gaGGAGGACGGTTCAGACTCGGACTACGATCAGTCACCTCTGGAAccttccagcatcttctacacTCCAAAACACAATCAAGAAAACACCCACGCTAAAGAGGAGCTGTCACAG ACGCCTAATTCAGAGGATGATCCGGACGTGACAATAGAGGTGTGTCGCCCTGACATGACCGTAAAGACCACATTCAGAG AGTGTCAATCTTCACCAGAGGAGCCCGAACACACTGAAGCAGAATCAGCACCGCCGTCTGTACACACCACCAG gAGCAGTCATATGGCAGATATAGCTGATCTCTCCAGCATCACCTGTTCACCTGCACAACTCCAGGAGTGGGTGGGGCAAAACGAAGCCCGGCCTAGCCCACACAGCACACATTTCCCACCATGCAACAGTACCCCATGCAGCCCGCgtacacacacag CAGGTCGAGGCTGTAGCGCCCCCCGCAGGGAGGAGGTGTGTGTTTCCCCACTCGTCCCTCACCTGCAGTCTCTGATGGAGACGTCTCCATGGGGCAGCGCAGAGTCTCCGTCCCGCACAGAGAGCTACAACACGGCCAGACTGGAGCGCACTGACACG ATACACTGGTCTGTGCCTGAGAGGAGTTTTCCTCAGGGGGATTCAGAGACGCCCAGCTCTGGCAACCAGGAGTTCATTACAGCCAGCTCAGGGGTCAGACACAGTGAGGAGAAGAGCCAGGACCACAGTGACACAGCAG cattAGAGTGTGACACAGAAAAAGACCGATCTTTAGAGGAGGCTAAAAG AGCAAACTCCACCCTGGACGAGGTTCTGCAGGGCCTGCTGGAGAACCCTGAGGCACAGAGAACCGTGAGAGGAGCTGCAGTAATTACGGA AATGTTATCATCCTATCCTGTTAGTGTGAGCGCAGGATCTGATCAGGAAGAGGAGCGGGTGTTTGGACAGAGTGTGAGTGCGGAGCGGGGAATCTGTCAGcagttggaggaggaggaggtgatcCTGGAGGAGGACTTCAGCTGTTCCAGAGGAGATGCCAGTGAAGGAGCGGCAACGAAAggaacaaagacaaaaacacactcatCTCAg GTGTCAGGATCGGACATAGAGAAGCTATCTTAA
- the LOC128620040 gene encoding inactive serine/threonine-protein kinase TEX14-like isoform X3, translating to MSGVPIVPCPVRLGSVKTGGVAARLHQFTRERNLQKAEKLLKQGVDVDCVNHLGQTSLFCASLLGFGAVAELLLQYGADPNRRCDDRSTPVHAAVFSCNTGLLSALLEAGGDLRLHDDQGRTPRDWAEIGAQEHSARMVSFIKRCMSVMRSLSESQSPRERRVTPTSSKSLLRSPSVLDFLRPVSDVVFNKKVTTKSPISDTVQCFGFGKLCVKKSGMSVGVLASVPLIPDSELSQAEDEALHSFPCGSFSKMTNYSWRGSRVTVKELQIDSTHRHAAQHGYLDLLVTELDFCCQLFHPHILQLMAVSSSSHLQQSKLVYERVHVGSLYTLLYHRRAEFPVLQVYEVLSLILQVCEALFYLHSRSLVLRSLSSHSVLVVHPGVAKVTGLGFTVPSDCSPSSTLPVPAMLYNWAAPEVIRRKACTGKADLYSICALIQELYTDAVPWGSVNPCWIKQAVDAGQALFADPAVPQPYYDLLLNGLKPSAQERTCSLQDLRYTLRFHLSELSERERRSETRPLQARSSPHRWSADIRKNRDSVHPDEQQVVDKVNQDQLRELDSFLENQTKQKSSLINLQNEATECCTSSDTILQDISFRDILPLDESHLSSRPPFVEEEYTEEEEARTQSSICNHVSSIVLNLKVSQLLRQQVESSLDKFESRIMGNTCSGIPQFDEPDGCRGRQVVMLKAAGPPSYNYIPSVMRQEMEEEVTEFCSAGEESFESSEGDKNISQRDRRTRGGQEQAVRFTEECDGLYQSSAACTSQELTQNQRAEHNWTTGEVSAAVAWMTRGFLSCAAGALVESSDSEEAQEQPQRPLMDAQEDAEEALFKSFAGVHSESEESTDFHTMNHTFTLPNAVYEVKGQHREEDGSDSDYDQSPLEPSSIFYTPKHNQENTHAKEELSQTPNSEDDPDVTIEVCRPDMTVKTTFRECQSSPEEPEHTEAESAPPSVHTTSHMADIADLSSITCSPAQLQEWVGQNEARPSPHSTHFPPCNSTPCSPRTHTAGRGCSAPRREEVCVSPLVPHLQSLMETSPWGSAESPSRTESYNTARLERTDTIHWSVPERSFPQGDSETPSSGNQEFITASSGVRHSEEKSQDHSDTAAVADDHEDTFIEEEEECNKLSDAEQHAESYGQEIPEGQEAQHPDPTQRPLECDTEKDRSLEEAKRANSTLDEVLQGLLENPEAQRTVRGAAVITEMLSSYPVSVSAGSDQEEERVFGQSVSAERGICQQLEEEEVILEEDFSCSRGDASEGAATKGTKTKTHSSQVSGSDIEKLS from the exons ATGTCGGGCGTGCCCATTGTGCCCTGTCCCGTACGCTTGGGCTCCGTCAAAACCGGAGGTGTGGCGGCTCGGCTGCACCAGTTCACCCGGGAGAGAAACCTGCAAAAAGCAGAGAAGCTCCTCAAGCAAG GTGTGGACGTGGACTGTGTGAATCACCTGGGCCAGACGTCTCTTTTCTGCGCGTCTCTGCTGGGGTTCGGCGCCGTGGCCGAGCTGCTTCTTCAGTACGGAGCCGATCCCAATCG CCGCTGTGATGACAGGAGCACTCCGGTCCACGCCGCCGTGTTCTCCTGTAACACGGGGCTGCTCAGCGCTCTGCTGGAGGCAGGGGGAGATCTGCGACTTCACGACGATCAGGGCAGGACGCCGAGAGATTGGGCCGAGATTGGAGCTCAGGAGCATAGTGCTAGG ATGGTCAGTTTCATTAAGAGATGCATGTCTGTCATGAGGAGTCTGTCTGAGTCGCAGTCACCCAGAGAGAGACGCGTCACTCCCACTTCCTCCAAGAGCCTCCTGCGCTCACCGTCTGTCCTGGACTTCCTCAGACC GGTCTCTGACGTGGTGTTTAACAAGAAAGTAACCACAAAGTCGCCCATATCTGACACGGTCCAGTGTTTCGGCTTTGGAAAG ttGTGCGTGAAGAAGTCCGGGATGTCTGTCGGCGTTCTCGCCTCCGTGCCGTTAATACCAGACTCCGAGTTATCGCAGGCCGAAGACGAGGCTCTGCACTCGTTCCCGTGTGGATCCTTCAGCAAAATGACCAA CTACAGTTGGAGAGGAAGCCGTGTTACGGTGAAGGAGCTGCAGATCGACAGCACGCACCGACACGCCGCGCAACACGGCTACCTCGACCTGCTTGTCACCGAGCTCGACTTCTGCTG TCAGCTGTTCCACCCCCACATTCTGCAGCTGATGGCAGTAAGCTCCTCCAGTCATCTGCAGCAGAGCAAACTGGTGTACGAGAGAGTGCATGTGGGCTCACTGTACACCCTGCTGTACCAcagg CGAGCGGAGTTCCCCGTCCTACAGGTGTATGAGGTTTTGTCACTGATCCTCCAGGTGTGTGAAGCTCTGTTCTACCTGCACAGCCGGTCCCTGGTGCTGCGCTCCCTCTCCTCTCACTCTGTCCTCGTCGTGCACCCAGGGGTTGCTAAGGTCACCGGTCTCGGCTTCACGGTGCCCAG TGATTGTAGTCCCTCCTCCACTCTGCCCGTCCCTGCGATGCTGTATAACTGGGCAGCTCCTGAAGTGATCAGGAGGAAAGCATGCACAGGAAAAGCAGATCTGTACAGCATCTGTGCTCTCATACAGGAGCTGTACACtg atgcagTTCCGTGGGGTTCTGTGAATCCATGCTGGATAAAGCAGGCCGTAGACGCGGGTCAGGCTCTCTTTGCAGATCCGGCCGTGCCACAGCCGTATTACGACCTGCTGCTGAACGGATTGAAGCCCAGCGCTCAGGAGAGAACCTGCAGCCTCCAGGACCTGCGATACACACTGCGCTTCCACCTCAGC GagctgagcgagagagagaggaggagtgaAACGCGCCCCCTACAGGCCAGGTCAAGCCCACACAGATGGAGCGCAGACATCAGGAAAAATCGAGACAGTGTGCACCCAG atgaGCAGCAGGTGGTGGATAAGGTAAATCAGGACCAGCTCCGAGAGCTAGACAGCTTTTTGGAGAaccaaacaaagcaaaaaagttCCCTCATTAATCTCCAAAATGAAGCGACAGAGTGCTGCACGTCCTCGGACACCATCCTCCAGGACATTTCCTTCCGGGACATCCTACCCCTGGATGAGTCGCACCTTTCGTCCCGCCCTCCATTTGTAGAGGAAGAGTAcacggaagaagaagaagcgagGACCCAGTCTTCCATTTGCAACCACGTCAGCTCCATTGTCCTGAACCTGAAAGTGTCTCAGCTGCTGCGGCAGCAGGTGGAGAGCAGCTTAGATAAGTTTGAGTCGAGGATAATGGGAAACACGTGCTCCGGAATCCCACAGTTCGACGAGCCAGACGGGTGTAGAGGCAGACAGGTGGTGATGCTGAAAGCAGCAGGACCTCCATCATATAACTACATACCCAGTGTGATGCGTCAGGAGATGGAAGAAGAAGTCACAGAGTTCTGCTCTGCTGGAGAGGAGAGCTTCGAAAGTTCTGAG GGAGATAAAAACATCTCTCAGAGAGACAGGAGGACGAGGGGAGGACAGGAGCAGGCAGTCAGATTCACTGAGGAGTGTGacgg GTTGTACCAGTCATCAGCGGCATGCACATCACAGGAGCTTACGCAAAACCAGCGTGCTGAACACAACTGGACCA CAGGTGAGGTGAGCGCGGCAGTGGCTTGGATGACGCGGGGTTTCCTGAGCTGTGCTGCAGGGGCACTGGTGGAGAGCAGTGACAGTGAGGAGGCGCAGGAGCAGCCGCAGCGCCCCCTGATGGACGCACAGGAGGACGCAGAGGAAGCTCTGTTCAAGAGCTTCGCAG GTGTGCACAGTGAGAGTGAAGAGAGCACTGACTTCCACACCATGAATCACACCTTCACACTGCCCAATGCTGTGtatgaggtcaaaggtcaacacAGG gaGGAGGACGGTTCAGACTCGGACTACGATCAGTCACCTCTGGAAccttccagcatcttctacacTCCAAAACACAATCAAGAAAACACCCACGCTAAAGAGGAGCTGTCACAG ACGCCTAATTCAGAGGATGATCCGGACGTGACAATAGAGGTGTGTCGCCCTGACATGACCGTAAAGACCACATTCAGAG AGTGTCAATCTTCACCAGAGGAGCCCGAACACACTGAAGCAGAATCAGCACCGCCGTCTGTACACACCACCAG TCATATGGCAGATATAGCTGATCTCTCCAGCATCACCTGTTCACCTGCACAACTCCAGGAGTGGGTGGGGCAAAACGAAGCCCGGCCTAGCCCACACAGCACACATTTCCCACCATGCAACAGTACCCCATGCAGCCCGCgtacacacacag CAGGTCGAGGCTGTAGCGCCCCCCGCAGGGAGGAGGTGTGTGTTTCCCCACTCGTCCCTCACCTGCAGTCTCTGATGGAGACGTCTCCATGGGGCAGCGCAGAGTCTCCGTCCCGCACAGAGAGCTACAACACGGCCAGACTGGAGCGCACTGACACG ATACACTGGTCTGTGCCTGAGAGGAGTTTTCCTCAGGGGGATTCAGAGACGCCCAGCTCTGGCAACCAGGAGTTCATTACAGCCAGCTCAGGGGTCAGACACAGTGAGGAGAAGAGCCAGGACCACAGTGACACAGCAG CAGTGGCTGATGACCATGAAGATACGTTCattgaggaagaggaggagtgtAACAAACTGTCAGATGCTGAGCAGCATGCAGAATCATACGGGCAAGAAATTCCAGAAGGGCAAGAAGCACAACATCCTGATCCAACACAGAGAC cattAGAGTGTGACACAGAAAAAGACCGATCTTTAGAGGAGGCTAAAAG AGCAAACTCCACCCTGGACGAGGTTCTGCAGGGCCTGCTGGAGAACCCTGAGGCACAGAGAACCGTGAGAGGAGCTGCAGTAATTACGGA AATGTTATCATCCTATCCTGTTAGTGTGAGCGCAGGATCTGATCAGGAAGAGGAGCGGGTGTTTGGACAGAGTGTGAGTGCGGAGCGGGGAATCTGTCAGcagttggaggaggaggaggtgatcCTGGAGGAGGACTTCAGCTGTTCCAGAGGAGATGCCAGTGAAGGAGCGGCAACGAAAggaacaaagacaaaaacacactcatCTCAg GTGTCAGGATCGGACATAGAGAAGCTATCTTAA